In a single window of the Syntrophorhabdaceae bacterium genome:
- a CDS encoding P-II family nitrogen regulator, with protein sequence MQKITAVIRMEKFDDVRAALEKRGYPGISVTRIEGHGKQKGLRQQFRGREYTIEMLPKYELAIVVRDGDVKAIVNTIMEAARTGSAGDGKIFVSPISEVYRIRTGEIGDEAL encoded by the coding sequence ATGCAAAAGATAACAGCGGTAATAAGGATGGAAAAATTCGACGACGTGAGGGCTGCGCTTGAGAAGAGGGGATATCCCGGTATCTCCGTCACCAGAATTGAAGGTCACGGAAAACAGAAAGGCCTAAGGCAGCAATTCAGGGGGCGTGAATATACGATAGAGATGCTTCCGAAGTATGAATTGGCCATTGTCGTCAGGGATGGCGATGTGAAAGCGATCGTGAACACGATCATGGAGGCGGCCCGTACCGGCTCGGCGGGAGACGGTAAGATATTCGTCTCGCCCATCTCCGAGGTCTATCGGATCAGAACAGGTGAGATCGGCGACGAAGCTCTTTAA
- a CDS encoding sigma 54-interacting transcriptional regulator: protein MEDQGNREIKELSLLFDISARLSESLDLKTVLKPILHLIAEHMDIPRGTLTILNRAKGEIAIEEAYGLGPDEQAKGRYRMGEGITGKVIDTGQPIIVPNIADEPLFLDKTGSRRHVNKRDFAFICVPIKIGSEVIGAISADRLHNEGMSLENDVRLLTIIASSISQAVRLRQLAQEELEKMMEENRRLQDQLKTRYGMKTIVGNSKGMQTVYSLIDKVCCTNATVLILGESGVGKERVAQTIHYSSNRSSRPFVKVNCAALPESLIESELFGHERGSFTGATMARKGRFEAAENGTIFLDEVGDLPPVVQIKLLRVLQEKEFERVGGNCAIKLDARIITATNKDLETLVREGKFREDLYYRFNVFPILVPPLRDRKTDIMLLADHFIQKYSMEHGKEITKVSTTSTDMLMNYHWPGNVRELENCIERAIILCTDGVINGYHLPPNLQGGQADGQERTIGGFKDIMARMEREAILEELKRAGGNMAKAARTLGITERMMGSRVAKYEIDPGWFKQRSEG from the coding sequence ATGGAAGACCAGGGAAACCGCGAGATAAAGGAACTTTCTCTCCTCTTTGATATCAGCGCCAGGCTGAGCGAGAGTCTTGATCTCAAGACGGTGCTGAAGCCGATCCTTCACCTCATTGCCGAGCACATGGACATACCCCGGGGAACGCTTACCATTCTCAACAGGGCGAAGGGAGAGATTGCGATCGAGGAGGCGTACGGTCTTGGTCCCGACGAACAGGCAAAAGGCAGGTATCGCATGGGTGAGGGCATTACAGGGAAGGTGATCGATACCGGCCAACCCATCATTGTCCCCAACATCGCCGACGAACCCCTTTTCCTCGATAAGACCGGATCGAGGAGACATGTTAACAAGAGGGATTTTGCCTTCATCTGTGTACCTATCAAGATAGGCAGCGAGGTGATCGGCGCCATCTCTGCCGACCGGCTTCACAATGAAGGTATGTCGCTTGAGAACGATGTCCGCCTTCTCACGATCATCGCATCGAGTATCTCCCAGGCCGTGCGCCTTCGTCAGCTTGCGCAGGAAGAGCTCGAAAAGATGATGGAGGAGAACCGGCGTCTGCAGGACCAGTTGAAAACGAGATATGGTATGAAGACCATCGTGGGCAACTCAAAGGGCATGCAGACCGTATATTCCCTGATCGACAAGGTGTGTTGCACGAATGCCACCGTATTGATACTGGGAGAAAGCGGTGTCGGCAAGGAGCGCGTGGCCCAGACCATTCACTATAGCTCCAACAGGTCCTCCCGGCCCTTCGTCAAGGTCAACTGCGCGGCCCTGCCGGAATCCTTGATAGAGAGCGAGCTGTTCGGCCACGAAAGGGGCTCGTTTACCGGCGCGACGATGGCACGCAAGGGTCGGTTCGAGGCGGCCGAGAATGGCACGATCTTTCTCGACGAGGTAGGTGACCTGCCGCCGGTGGTTCAGATAAAGCTGCTCCGTGTCCTGCAGGAAAAGGAGTTCGAGCGCGTCGGCGGGAACTGTGCCATAAAGCTGGATGCGAGAATCATCACCGCAACGAACAAAGACCTGGAAACCCTTGTCCGGGAGGGGAAATTCAGAGAGGATCTTTACTACAGATTCAACGTCTTCCCTATCCTTGTGCCGCCTCTTCGGGACCGGAAGACCGACATCATGCTCCTCGCCGACCATTTTATTCAGAAATACAGCATGGAACACGGCAAAGAGATCACAAAAGTATCAACGACCTCAACGGATATGCTCATGAACTACCACTGGCCGGGCAACGTTCGGGAACTGGAGAACTGTATTGAAAGGGCGATCATTCTTTGCACCGATGGTGTCATCAACGGGTACCATCTTCCGCCAAACCTCCAGGGCGGACAGGCGGACGGGCAGGAAAGGACCATTGGCGGTTTCAAGGATATCATGGCCAGAATGGAGCGGGAAGCAATTCTGGAGGAGTTGAAGAGAGCAGGGGGCAACATGGCGAAAGCCGCCCGAACCCTTGGTATCACCGAGCGGATGATGGGATCAAGGGTGGCGAAGTATGAGATCGATCCCGGTTGGTTCAAGCAGAGGTCAGAGGGTTGA
- a CDS encoding ammonium transporter gives MKRVLMFLLLSFMIFGMAGAGLAETAPDPTGARTLAANAQAPVDYVWVLVCGFLVMFMQAGFAMVEAGFCRAKNATNLMAKNGIDLIVGSLGFFVIGYTLLKGTDVGGFIGMGPLFLGGDQYDVGRYLDFFWQLVFCATAATIVSGAVAERLKFSSYLVYSIIISMLVYPLYGHWVWGGGWLSKLPFGLGHLDFAGSGVVHTIGGMFGLAGAMVLGPRFGKFTKDGKTNAIPGHSITLAALGVFILWFGWFGFNPGSTFNAHHLRISVIAVNTLLAASAGGFAALIIVLMKTKIYDVGMMFNGVLAGLVAVTAPCAWIEAWAAVVIGLIAGILVVVGVYTLERMKIDDPVGAVSVHGVNGIWGLISVGIFADGTYGNYAMEAPFVKGLLYGGGAGQLISQVIGAAVAGLWAFVCGYVLFKILDAIIGIRVSPNEEIGGLDVIEHGGSAYPDFYTQGK, from the coding sequence CTACCGGCGCAAGGACCCTGGCGGCCAATGCACAGGCGCCCGTCGACTATGTCTGGGTCCTGGTGTGCGGTTTCCTGGTGATGTTTATGCAGGCAGGTTTTGCGATGGTTGAGGCGGGCTTTTGCCGGGCAAAGAACGCAACGAACCTGATGGCAAAGAACGGGATAGACCTCATCGTCGGTTCCCTTGGTTTCTTCGTCATCGGGTATACCCTGTTGAAGGGCACCGACGTCGGGGGGTTCATCGGCATGGGCCCCCTGTTTCTGGGCGGCGATCAATACGATGTCGGCAGGTACCTCGATTTCTTCTGGCAGCTGGTATTCTGCGCAACGGCTGCGACCATAGTCTCGGGCGCGGTGGCGGAGCGTCTGAAATTCTCCTCCTATCTGGTCTACAGCATAATCATCAGCATGCTTGTGTATCCGCTGTACGGTCACTGGGTGTGGGGCGGCGGATGGCTGTCAAAATTGCCATTTGGCCTGGGGCATCTTGATTTTGCGGGTTCGGGCGTTGTACATACGATAGGCGGGATGTTCGGACTTGCGGGAGCCATGGTCCTTGGACCGAGATTTGGCAAGTTTACAAAGGACGGGAAAACAAACGCCATCCCGGGACACAGCATCACCCTGGCAGCTCTCGGAGTTTTCATACTCTGGTTCGGATGGTTCGGGTTTAACCCGGGTTCCACTTTCAACGCCCATCACCTCAGAATATCGGTCATAGCCGTCAATACCCTGCTCGCTGCATCCGCAGGCGGGTTTGCCGCCCTGATAATCGTTCTTATGAAGACAAAGATATATGACGTAGGCATGATGTTCAACGGCGTCCTTGCGGGTCTTGTCGCCGTGACCGCGCCATGTGCGTGGATAGAGGCATGGGCCGCGGTAGTGATCGGATTGATAGCCGGGATACTGGTGGTTGTCGGCGTGTATACGCTTGAAAGGATGAAGATAGACGACCCGGTGGGTGCGGTGTCGGTACATGGCGTTAACGGTATCTGGGGCCTTATAAGCGTCGGCATATTCGCCGACGGCACCTACGGCAATTACGCAATGGAGGCACCATTCGTGAAGGGGCTTCTTTACGGGGGCGGTGCGGGCCAGTTGATCTCGCAGGTGATAGGCGCCGCTGTCGCTGGACTATGGGCTTTCGTATGCGGATACGTCCTGTTCAAGATACTGGATGCCATTATTGGCATAAGGGTTTCTCCTAACGAAGAGATTGGAGGACTGGATGTGATTGAACACGGAGGCTCGGCCTATCCTGACTTTTATACCCAGGGCAAATAA